A region from the Panicum hallii strain FIL2 chromosome 1, PHallii_v3.1, whole genome shotgun sequence genome encodes:
- the LOC112900212 gene encoding putrescine hydroxycinnamoyltransferase 1-like, which translates to MAVEILESCMVTPGEAATPKHGVWLSNLDLLVARSHTPTVYVYRPSPGPAFFSPDVLKAALSKALVPFYPLAGRLARDGAGRPEIHCTGDGVLFVTARADATLQDLGGFVPSDELRRMLVPSADGGDDRAGILAMFQVTFFKCGGVCVGAAIHHTAADGLAALDFVNTWAAIARGVGEAAPRPWLDRTLLRARSPPAVRFDHAEYSRRGGGSTKAAKVPFDSAILPVSKAQIDALKGGKKLSTFKALVAHVWRCACKARGLAATEDTRLYMTADARSRVRPPLPDGYLGNAIFRASTVAKVGDVVSEPLDAAADRISGATARLDDEYIRSLVDYLDQVVSDAAGLRKGEWVMPETDLWVISWQGLQIYDADFGWGRPAFMSRACLQFSGLVYLVPGPDGDGRLDVVVAMEPKSLARFKKLLYEELK; encoded by the exons ATGGCGGTGGAGATCCTCGAGTCCTGCATGGTGACGCCCGGCGAGGCGGCGACGCCCAAGCATGGAGTGTGGCTCTCCAACCTCGACCTCCTCGTGGCCAGGAGCCACACGCCCACCGTCTACGTGTACCGGCCCAGCCCCGGCCCGGCCTTCTTCTCGCCGGACGTCCTCAAGGCCGCCCTGTCCAAGGCGCTCGTCCCCTTCTACCCCCTCGCCGGCCGGCTCGCGCGGGACGGCGCTGGCCGCCCGGAGATCCACTGTACCGGCGACGGCGTGCTCTTCGTCACCGCCCGCGCCGACGCTACGCTCCAAGACCTCGGCGGCTTCGTCCCGTCGGACGAGCTGCGGCGGATGCTTGTCCCCTCGGCCGACGGCGGCGACGACCGCGCCGGCATTCTGGCCATGTTCCAG GTGACGTTCTTTAAGTGCGGCGGCGTGTGCGTCGGCGCGGCGATCCACCACACGGCGGCGGACGGCCTCGCGGCGCTGGACTTCGTGAACACGTGGGCCGCCATCGCGAGAGGCGTCGGcgaggccgcgccgcgcccgtgGCTGGACCGCAcgctcctccgcgcgcgctcccctCCCGCCGTGCGCTTCGACCACGCCGAGTACTCCCGGCGCGGAGGCGGTTCGACGAAGGCGGCCAAGGTCCCGTTCGACTCCGCCATCCTGCCCGTGTCCAAGGCCCAGATCGACGCGCTCAAGGGCGGCAAGAAGCTCTCCACGTTCAAGGCCTTGGTTGCCCACGTTTGGCGGTGCGCGTGCAAGGCTCGAGGCCTCGCGGCGACGGAGGACACCCGCCTGTACATGACCGCCGACGCGCGCTCCCGcgtccgcccgccgctgccggacGGGTACCTCGGCAACGCCATCTTCCGCGCGTCGACGGTGGCCAAGGTGGGCGACGTGGTCTCGGAGCCTCTGGACGCCGCCGCGGACAGGATCTCCGGCGCCACCGCCCGGCTGGACGACGAGTACATCCGGTCGCTGGTGGACTACCTGGACCAGGTGGTGAGCGACGCGGCGGGGCTGCGCAAGGGCGAGTGGGTCATGCCGGAGACCGACCTGTGGGTGATAAGCTGGCAGGGGCTACAGATCTACGACGCGGACTTCGGCTGGGGCCGGCCGGCGTTCATGAGCCGGGCGTGCCTCCAGTTCAGCGGCCTCGTGTACCTCGTCCCCGGGCCGGACGGCGACGGACGGCTCGACGTTGTCGTGGCCATGGAGCCCAAGAGCTTGGCCCGGTTCAAGAAGCTGCTCTACGAGGAGCTCAAGTAG
- the LOC112876169 gene encoding translation initiation factor IF3-4, chloroplastic-like, producing the protein MVGVAAGFAFAPAVSRAPYRPGSVSHAPGPSSSARFPARPWARARFVVVARYSSSYDSEEEEDEEALGGGGWGRRDRGPDPDSDPALDIERIESSTVRLLDEQKRMVGVVSVNEAVQIAEDNDLILAILSLDGDPPVLRLFEERDYKKHKYEQQKKKKIQQKRSVAKRMGLKELKMGYNIDVHDYSVRLKAARKFLKAGDKVKIIVNLKGRENLYKKEAIELLRRFQNDVGELATEESKNFVERNIYLVLVPNKIAIQKEQDELNRKDTAKEKNDQSDSDDEPLTEQLEESKEPEAEVSANV; encoded by the exons ATGGTCGGCGTCGCCGCAGGCTTCGCCTTCGCGCCGGCCGTGTCCCGCGCACCTTACAGGCCCGGCTCCGTCTCCCACGCACCGGGCCCCTCCTCGTCGGCGCGGTTCCCGGCCAGGCCGTGGGCGCGGGCGAGGTTCGTCGTGGTCGCGCGGTACTCGTCCTCGTACGatagcgaggaggaggaggatgaggaggcgCTCGGAGGCGGCGGGTGGGGAAGGAGGGACCGCGGGCCCGACCCCGACTCCGACCCCGCCCTTGACATTGAACGAATCGA GTCCTCAACTGTAAGGCTCTTGGATGAACAGAAAAGAATG GTTGGCGTGGTATCTGTAAACGAGGCAGTTCAAATTGCAGAGGACAATGACCTTATACTG GCAATATTATCATTAGATGGAGATCCCCCAGTACTTCGACTCTTTGAGGAGAGAGATTACAA AAAACACAAGTATGAACagcagaagaagaaaaagattCAGCAGAAAAGATCTGTTG CAAAACGCATGGGCTTGAAGGAGTTGAAAATGGG ATACAACATTGACGTCCATGATTACAGTGTGAGGCTTAAAGCTGCAAGAAAGTTTCTTAAAGCAGGCGACAAG GTTAAGATAATCGTGAACTTGAAAGGGCGGGAAAACTTGTATAAAAAAGAAGCTATTGAACTCCTGAGAAGATTCCAAAATGATGTTGGTGAG CTAGCGACGGAAGAAAGTAAAAATTTTGTAGAGAGGAATATATATCTGGTTCTTGTTCCCAATAAGATAGCGATACAGAAAGAGCAGGATGAGTTGAACAGAAAGGATACTGCAAAAGAAAAGAACGACCAATCAGACAGTGATGATGAACCTCTGACAGAGCAACTGGAGGAAAGTAAGGAGCCTGAGGCAGAAGTCTCGGCAAATGTTTGA
- the LOC112900232 gene encoding NADPH-dependent aldehyde reductase-like protein, chloroplastic, producing the protein MATSNGSQHPAATPPEPLRGRVAIVTGGSGGIGAAVTAHLASLGARVVVGYIGDPAPAEQLVAALNSGSGAPRAVAVGADVSDPAQVARLFDAAQAAFGPDLHVLVAAAGVQDAAYPSIADTMPEQWDRAFGVNARGAFLCCREAARRLTRGGAGRIVTFSSSNVGSLRPGYGAYVATKAAVEAMTKVLAKELAGTGITANSVAPGPVATPMFYAGKSEERVAAVARECPMGRIGEPDDVAPVVGFLCTDAAGWINGQVIRVNGGYV; encoded by the coding sequence ATGGCAACGAGCAACGGCTCGCAGCACCCAGCAGCGACACCTCCCGAGCCGCTCCGAGGCCGGGTGGCCATCGTGACGGGAGGCTCCGGGGGCATCGGCGCCGCGGTCACTGCGCACCTGGCGTCCCTCGGCGCCCGCGTCGTGGTCGGCTACATCGGCGACCCGGCCCCCGCGGAGCAGCTCGTCGCGGCGCTCAACTCGGGGTCCGGGGCGCCGCGCGCCGTCGCGGTGGGCGCGGACGTGTCCGACCCGGCGCAGGTAGCGCGCCTGTTCgacgcggcgcaggcggcgttCGGGCCCGACCTGCACGTCCTGGTGGCCGCCGCGGGGGTGCAGGACGCGGCGTACCCTTCCATCGCCGACACCATGCCGGAGCAGTGGGACCGCGCGTTCGGCGTGAACGCGCGCGGCGCCTTCCTGTGCTGCCgcgaggcggcgcggcggctgacgcgcggcggcgcggggcgcatCGTCACCTTCTCGTCCTCCAACGTGGGGTCGCTGCGCCCGGGGTACGGCGCGTACGTGGCGACCAAGGCGGCCGTGGAGGCGATGACCAAGGTGCTGGCCAAGGAGCTCGCCGGGACGGGGATCACGGCCAACAGCGTCGCGCCGGGGCCCGTCGCCACGCCCATGTTCTACGCCGGCAAGTCGGAGGAGCGCGTTGCGGCCGTGGCGCGCGAGTGCCCCATGGGGCGGATCGGCGAGCCGGACGACGTGGCGCCGGTGGTGGGCTTCCTGTGCACGGACGCCGCCGGGTGGATCAACGGGCAGGTCATTCGTGTCAACGGTGGCTACGTGTAA
- the LOC112885541 gene encoding flocculation protein FLO11-like, with protein MDACEIQAPGAVLLPKSELPAEKNYANGQTDAAVKRRVAAMPAAAPTTPRRHPSPNAGRASSPTSAGSQAKRSQSTERRPATPSRPSSGGSRPTTPSRISAPTSPSSAPSSPSSSSSSSSTPVRDTVSETQSAPRKLSGSRAPDGLWPSMRSLSSSFQLESKGKRITSSSSADQAKMRDAAPADRKRNPSRGRANPEQSENPHAKVIDHHRWPAMMGGRVSAIAMSKSMDLTDKISRSALPSVPSRGVSPKRTTMSSAANALSRSNDLADKIDRLVSSSVSSRGGSPRRSAALSGANDVSKSISVGKDLKPASVTISSRRASPIRTAASESMDLTENDNSTLSSSVSSPSISPSASVSSVSNAASQTTTKSSERLNGPITNPSSSRGLSPRRTTSGGIGTLSKSVDFPEKDRRPASSRGTLPRRQLTSDGVNDIVRNMDFAEKDSRVVSSSIPSRGVSPRRRLASDGVDAILRSTDFSGKDNRPSTSSSASRGISPRRRLASDGISAVTKGMDFADNPNRPSASSAASRGISPRPQLASDGVATVSTPSDLADRHDRPSTSYAASRGMSPRRRLASDASNATSERINFTEKDSGTVSSSVAHRGVSTLRRLSSHGVETMSKSMDVVEKDTRPTTSSAALRGFSPRRRLASDGVNVISKNMDLVENSNKPVTMSAAARGVSPRRRLASDGVNLISKNMDLFENSNKPFTMSAAARGVSPRRRLASDGVNVISKSFDLVENSNKPVTVAAAARGVSPRRWLASDGIESISKSTDFAEKSIRPSTPSMASRGVSPRKRLTSDGVNAILKSTEFADKNCRPSSSSAALRGVSPRSRSASNAISTGMNFAEKDSTPSTSSSASCQTLQNSRLQSDGVNTLSKDVEISSTVSDCTSDSKHDDTDALVKGIDVTEKITVPMQDGGDGDDPGRMDSTDIGAGAVSSSIASQDRSPSRPVIDDVKNTSENVDAAQKGTRAISVKIPSRGASPRRRLASDCIDTISKSMDFTEKDKKPMAVSVPLRGMSPRRTARSDSANVMSKSMDFADKCNGPISSMVPSRVVCTRRVLGPDGANAMSRSMDLTDKIRQQISSTVQSSRASPRKMPLAYNRVKVPEVLSGDVESPASIDGSESQEENASSSPDAPSNNSEKFTPPKRLARTSSSPSRVLIRPSSPSNASSTSSFASRRLPSPSRTRPSTPVSPCSSARSDSASSILSYIGDATRGKKSPAHMEDAHQLRLLHNRNLQWRFTNAYVDEMLSIQKMSAETMLYSVWDANSRMCDSMVMKRSYVQRLRQEVKLGVVLKEQMDYLDNWAALQTEHSSSLSSATEALKASTLRLPVSGGAKADVLTVKNAVSSAVDIMQAMGSSICHLLSKLQGTHTLVTELSAVAAKESTLLNEYRELLATAAALQVQESSLRTQLIQQTE; from the exons ATGGACGCCTGCGAAATCCAGGCACCAGGAGCAGTGCTGCTGCCGAAATCTGAGCTGCCGGCGGAGAAGAATTATGCTAATGGCCAAACTGATGCCGCGGTGAAGCGCAGGGTAGCCGCGATGCCAGCAGCGGCGCCTACTACTCCGCGGAGGCACCCGTCGCCGAATGCCGGTCGGGCGTCGTCCCCGACGTCGGCTGGGTCACAGGCGAAGAGGTCTCAGTCCACCGAACGGCGGCCGGCCACTCCGTCGAGGCCGTCTTCCGGCGGGTCGCGGCCGACTACCCCGTCCAGGATCTCTGCCCCGACGTCGCCATCGTCTGCGCCTTCCAGCCCGTCGTCCTCATCGTCCAGCTCGTCGACGCCGGTGCGTGATACCGTTTCAGAAACGCAAAGTGCTCCGAGGAAGTTGTCTGGTAGCCGGGCTCCTGATGGGTTGTGGCCGTCAATGCGGAGTCTGTCTTCTTCTTTCCAGCTCGAATCAAAGGGGAAAAGGATCACTAGCAGCTCTTCTGCAGATCAGGCCAAGATGAGGGATGCAGCTCCAGCTGATAGGAAGAGGAACCCGTCGAGAGGGAGAGCTAACCCTGAGCAATCGGAGAATCCACATGCCAAGGTGATTGATCACCATCGCTGGCCTGCTATGATGGGGGGCAGGGTGTCTGCAATCGCAATGTCTAAGAGCATGGATCTCACTGATAAGATTAGTAGGTCTGCTCTTCCATCAGTTCCATCACGAGGGGTTTCACCAAAGAGAACAACAATGTCCTCTGCTGCAAATGCACTGTCAAGAAGTAATGATCTTGCTGATAAAATTGACCGCTTGGTCTCTTCGTCAGTGTCATCACGAGGGGGTTCACCAAGAAGATCAGCTGCTCTTAGTGGTGCAAATGATGTGTCCAAAAGCATCAGTGTTGGTAAAGATCTCAAACCTGCATCCGTGACAATTTCATCAAGAAGGGCGTCACCAATAAGAACAGCTGCATCAGAGAGCATGGATCTTACTGAAAATGATAACAGCACACTCTCCTCATCAGTTTCATCACCCAGCATTTCACCAAGTGCGTCGGTATCAAGTGTGTCTAATGCTGCATCGCAGACTACTACAAAATCATCTGAGAGACTAAATGGACCCATTACGAACCCGTCTTCATCAAGAGGACTTTCACCTAGAAGAACAACTTCTGGTGGCATTGGTACTCTATCGAAAAGTGTTGATTTCCCTGAAAAAGATAGGAGACCAGCTTCATCAAGAGGGACTTTACCAAGAAGGCAACTCACTTCTGATGGTGTTAATGATATTGTGAGAAATATGGATTTCGCTGAAAAGGACAGCAGAGTAGTCAGCTCGTCAATTCCATCTCGAGGGGTTTCTCCAAGGAGAAGACTTGCCTCTGATGGTGTCGATGCTATATTAAGGAGCACAGATTTTTCTGGAAAGGATAACAGACCATCCACCTCATCTTCTGCATCACGTGGGATTTCTCCACGAAGAAGGCTTGCTTCTGATGGCATCAGTGCTGTAACCAAAGGCATGGACTTTGCTGATAACCCTAACAGACCATCAGCTTCTTCAGCAGCATCACGGGGGATTTCACCAAGACCTCAATTAGCCTCTGATGGAGTTGCCACTGTATCAACACCCTCAGATCTTGCTGATAGACATGATAGACCATCAACGTCGTATGCAGCATCACGAGGTATGTCACCACGACGCAGGCTTGCATCTGATGCCAGCAATGCCACTTCAGAAAGAATCAACTTCACTGAAAAGGATTCTGGAACTGTATCCTCTTCAGTTGCACATAGAGGGGTCTCAACATTAAGACGGCTTTCCTCTCATGGTGTTGAAACTATGTCAAAGAGTATGGATGTTGTTGAGAAAGATACCAGACCTACCACCTCCTCAGCTGCATTACGAGGGTTTTCACCAAGAAGACGACTTGCCTCAGATGGTGTCAATGTGATCTCGAAGAACATGGATCTTGTTGAAAACAGTAACAAACCTGTCACCATGTCAGCTGCAGCACGAGGGGTTTCACCAAGAAGACGGCTCGCCTCAGATGGTGTCAATCTGATCTCAAAGAACATGGACCTTTTTGAAAACAGTAACAAACCTTTCACCATGTCAGCTGCAGCACGAGGGGTTTCACCAAGAAGACGGCTCGCCTCAGATGGTGTCAATGTGATATCAAAGAGCTTTGATCTTGTTGAAAATAGTAATAAACCCGTCACGGTGGCAGCTGCAGCACGAGGGGTTTCACCAAGAAGATGGCTCGCCTCTGATGGTATAGAATCTATATCAAAGAGCACAGACTTTGCTGAAAAAAGTATCAGACCTTCAACCCCATCAATGGCATCACGAGGGGTTTCGCCAAGAAAGCGGCTGACCTCTGATGGTGTCAATGCTATATTGAAGAGCACAGAATTTGCTGATAAAAACTGTAGACCATCTTCCTCATCAGCTGCTTTACGAGGGGTTTCTCCCAGAAGCAGATCTGCCTCAAATGCCATATCAACAGGCATGAATTTTGCTGAAAAAGACAGCACACCATCCACCTCATCGAGTGCATCATGTCAGACTCTGCAGAACAGTAGGCTTCAATCTGATGGTGTTAATACCCTATCAAAAGATGTGGAAATCTCATCAACTGTATCTGACTGCACTTCAGACAGTAAACACGATGACACTGATGCTCTAGTAAAAGGCATAGATGTCACTGAGAAAATTACTGTGCCAATGCAAGATGGTGGTGATGGCGATGATCCAGGAAGGATGGATTCTACTGACATAGGTGCAGGTGCAGTCTCGTCATCCATTGCATCTCAGGACAGATCACCGAGCAGACCTGTTATTGATGACGTTAAGAATACATCAGAGAATGTTGATGCAGCTCAAAAGGGTACCAGAGCAATCTCAGTGAAGATTCCATCTCGAGGTGCttctccaagaaggcgacttgCATCCGATTGCATTGATACTATATCTAAAAGCATGGATTTTACTGAGAAAGATAAGAAACCTATGGCAGTGTCAGTTCCATTACGTGGAATGTCACCAAGAAGAACAGCAAGATCTGACAGTGCTAATGTAATGTCAAAGAGTATGgattttgctgataaatgtaaTGGACCAATATCTTCGATGGTTCCTTCACGAGTGGTTTGTACAAGAAGAGTGCTAGGACCTGATGGTGCTAATGCAATGTCAAGAAGCATGGATCTAACTGATAAAATCAGACAGCAAATCTCTTCAACTGTGCAATCATCCAGAGCTTCACCAAGGAAAATGCCTCTTGCTTATAACAGAGTAAAAGTCCCTGAAGTTTTGTCAGGTGATGTTGAGAGCCCTGCTTCTATTGATGGAAGTGAAAGTCAAGAGGAGAATGCCAGTTCAAGTCCAGATGCTCCTTCAAATAATTCAGAAAAATTTACACCTCCAAAGCGGTTAGCTAGGACATCGTCTTCACCATCTCGTGTTCTAATACGCCCTTCGTCACCATCCAATGCTTCATCAACATCATCATTTGCCTCTAGGAGATTACCAAGCCCATCAAGGACTAGACCCTCAACACCTGTCTCACCATGTAGTTCTGCCAGATCTGATTCGGCCTCTTCTATTCTTAGCTACATTGGTGATGCTACACGAGGGAAGAAGAGCCCAGCACACATGGAAGATGCCCATCAGTTGCGTCTCCTGCATAATAGGAACTTACAATGGCGTTTTACCAATGcttatgttgatgaaatgctatCAATTCAGAAAATGAGTGCTGAG ACTATGCTGTACAGTGTGTGGGATGCTAACTCAAGGATGTGTGACTCTATGGTTATGAAAAGGAGCTATGTACAAAGACTACGGCAGGAGGTCAAATTGGGGGTAGTATTGAAGGAGCAA ATGGATTACCTCGACAACTGGGCAGCACTGCAAACAGAGCATTCTTCTTCTTTATCCAGCGCAACTGAAGCTCTTAAAGCAAGCACATTGCGTCTTCCAGTTTCAGGAGGAGCTAAG GCCGATGTACTTACTGTTAAGAATGCTGTCAGTTCAGCAGTTGACATCATGCAAGCAATGGGGTCATCCATTTGCCATTTGCTATCAAAG TTACAGGGTACCCACACTCTGGTTACAGAACTTTCAGCTGTTGCTGCTAAAGAAAGTACCTTACTTAATGAGTACAGAGAACTCttggcaacagcagcagcactaCAG GTTCAAGAGTCCAGCCTAAGGACACAGCTCATACAACAAACAGAGTGA